A genomic window from Candidatus Denitrolinea symbiosum includes:
- a CDS encoding sulphate transporter and snti-sigma factor antagonist, translating into MEINLKEFKHCVVIEVKGRVDSSNAQLLSQKLEKVGEDGHFKIVLDLAGLEYMSSAGFRALLAAQRVCKRYNRGEVVLASVPTRIHEALELAGFTELFKTFPDTLSAVGNF; encoded by the coding sequence ATGGAAATCAATCTTAAAGAATTCAAGCATTGTGTGGTCATCGAAGTCAAAGGCCGCGTGGATAGTTCCAATGCCCAGCTGCTTTCACAGAAACTGGAGAAGGTCGGCGAGGATGGGCATTTCAAGATCGTCCTCGACCTGGCCGGGTTGGAATACATGTCCAGCGCGGGCTTCCGCGCCCTGCTCGCCGCCCAGCGCGTCTGCAAGCGCTATAACCGCGGCGAGGTGGTCCTGGCCTCCGTCCCGACGCGCATCCACGAGGCGTTGGAACTAGCCGGGTTCACTGAACTTTTCAAGACATTTCCCGATACCTTATCCGCGGTTGGCAATTTCTAG
- a CDS encoding phosphopentomutase (metalloenzyme superfamily), giving the protein MNLLFLFLDGVGLGADDSAVNPLVRAEMPNLRALLGGNPLAASAAPFTGERATLVALDASLGVEGLPQSATGQAVLLTGVNIPKEIGEHYGPKPNPAVAAYLQNGRTLFSWLRANDKTAALLNAYPPRYFHGIESGRRLFSSIPLALTSAGFPLFTKDDLYAGRALSADFTGEGWRAMLGFDDAPILSPFDAGRKTAELASRYDFAFFEFWASDYAGHKQDMDAACALLASFDLALGGLLHAWDDARGLILLTSDHGNLEDLSTRRHTDAKVPGLVVGAKSLRDKFMDGLTDLTGIAPAIKKVLE; this is encoded by the coding sequence ATGAACCTTCTCTTTCTCTTCCTCGACGGCGTCGGCCTCGGCGCGGACGACTCTGCGGTCAATCCCCTCGTCCGCGCGGAGATGCCGAACCTGCGCGCCCTGCTCGGCGGGAATCCGCTCGCCGCGTCCGCCGCGCCATTTACGGGCGAACGCGCCACCCTCGTCGCGCTCGACGCGTCGCTGGGCGTGGAGGGACTCCCCCAGTCCGCCACGGGGCAGGCCGTCCTGCTGACGGGCGTTAACATCCCCAAAGAGATCGGCGAACACTACGGCCCCAAACCCAACCCCGCGGTCGCGGCCTACCTCCAAAACGGGCGCACCCTCTTCTCCTGGCTACGCGCAAACGACAAAACCGCCGCGCTGCTCAACGCCTATCCCCCGCGCTACTTCCACGGGATCGAATCGGGCCGCAGACTTTTCTCGTCCATCCCGCTGGCGCTGACCAGCGCGGGTTTCCCCCTCTTCACCAAAGATGACCTCTACGCGGGCCGCGCCCTCTCCGCTGATTTCACGGGCGAGGGCTGGCGCGCCATGCTCGGATTCGACGACGCGCCGATCCTATCCCCCTTCGACGCGGGGCGGAAGACCGCCGAACTTGCCTCGCGGTACGACTTCGCCTTCTTCGAATTTTGGGCCAGCGACTACGCGGGACACAAACAGGACATGGACGCAGCCTGCGCGCTGCTCGCTTCCTTCGACCTCGCGCTGGGCGGCCTCCTCCACGCGTGGGACGACGCCCGCGGCTTGATCCTGCTCACCTCCGACCACGGCAACCTCGAAGACCTGTCCACGCGGCGGCACACGGATGCGAAAGTCCCAGGGCTGGTAGTCGGCGCGAAATCCCTGCGCGATAAATTCATGGACGGGCTGACAGACTTGACGGGTATCGCGCCTGCAATCAAAAAGGTTCTTGAATAA
- a CDS encoding methyltransferase, producing MNILRRLRFSWKYLRRPPWDSGITPPELYDFIASHPAGRVIDLGCGTGTNVLTLAQNGWQATGVDFVRRAIRIAKRKLKAANLQADLRVGDATNLRGISGPFDLALDIGCFHGIENQSAYLTELDRVLAPGGHWLLYGFFNPDPHLAGPGLDAAVLDLIHARGFSLLSRADGFDRGDRPSAWFLFQKSVE from the coding sequence TTGAACATTCTTCGCCGCCTGCGCTTCTCGTGGAAGTATCTCCGCCGCCCGCCCTGGGACAGCGGCATCACGCCTCCCGAACTCTACGACTTCATCGCCTCGCATCCCGCGGGCCGCGTCATTGACCTCGGCTGCGGCACAGGCACGAACGTCCTCACGCTCGCGCAAAACGGCTGGCAGGCGACGGGCGTGGATTTCGTGAGGCGCGCGATCCGCATCGCGAAACGCAAACTCAAAGCCGCCAACCTCCAGGCCGACCTGCGCGTGGGCGACGCGACAAACCTGCGCGGCATTTCGGGTCCCTTCGACCTCGCGCTGGACATCGGCTGCTTCCACGGCATCGAAAACCAATCCGCCTATCTGACCGAACTCGACCGCGTCCTCGCCCCTGGCGGACACTGGCTGCTCTACGGATTCTTCAACCCCGACCCGCATCTCGCGGGACCCGGGCTGGACGCGGCCGTCCTCGACCTGATCCACGCCCGCGGCTTCTCCCTCCTCTCCCGCGCCGACGGCTTCGACCGAGGAGACCGCCCCTCGGCGTGGTTCCTATTTCAAAAATCGGTAGAGTAG
- a CDS encoding asparagine synthetase B, giving the protein MSAFAVIFERSGAPLQPDALERPMERLRHRGPDGSDTLRQGRVAFGHWRFWTTPEEVGERQPLRLAGLPYILVFDGRLDNRAELLAALQLERTTSDAALVVQAFDRWGRGCFARFVGEFALVIFDETRGELTCARDPLGERSLFHASRGTLLAVASEPWAAAALEASPPALSESAAAHYFALRVPSDGQTLFEGVRELPPAHMLTVNGGTTQLHRYWEPDLSRKIRFRSNEEYAEGFRALLEESVGCRLRSTQPVGILMSGGLDSTSVACLAARMSAPASLASVSYVFDEFPDCDERPYINSVAEMHGLRSIQIPSDDLWPYRGWRGWPHNPSWPEGNPYRLVKERAFRRAREEGLGVMLTGGFGDELYSAGVDWLADLLADGRFRDAAREMGAYLRAGGLRWTLSADFTRRLARRLLDALPGGRSLRRRAAPPEWLTPYARGLLPDDLSSEYGVRENLLGLLSAQGGSIEAFHTSRHRLEFRHPYRDRRLVEFAAALPGYQLYFHGYYKIVLRNAMRGILPEKIRTRRIPTSLVKFFSHGIARERETIRSNLESASARWDRFVRPDWMRPRWDAEVSREGDGPHALVPWLCVAFETWRDNIGD; this is encoded by the coding sequence ATGAGCGCTTTTGCCGTCATCTTCGAGCGCTCCGGCGCGCCGCTTCAACCCGACGCGTTGGAGCGCCCGATGGAACGATTACGCCATCGCGGCCCCGACGGAAGCGACACGCTTCGGCAGGGACGCGTCGCGTTCGGCCATTGGCGCTTCTGGACGACGCCCGAGGAGGTCGGCGAACGCCAGCCCCTTCGTCTCGCGGGCCTGCCCTACATCCTCGTATTCGACGGGCGGCTCGACAACCGTGCCGAACTCCTCGCCGCGCTCCAACTCGAGCGGACGACTTCGGACGCGGCCCTCGTTGTCCAGGCCTTTGACCGTTGGGGGCGCGGCTGTTTTGCGCGTTTCGTGGGGGAATTTGCCCTCGTCATTTTCGACGAGACGCGCGGCGAATTGACCTGCGCGCGCGACCCGCTCGGAGAACGCTCCCTCTTCCACGCCTCGCGCGGGACGTTGCTGGCGGTCGCGTCGGAACCCTGGGCGGCCGCGGCTCTCGAGGCCTCGCCTCCCGCCCTGAGCGAGTCCGCGGCGGCGCATTACTTCGCCCTGCGCGTCCCCTCCGACGGGCAGACTCTCTTCGAGGGCGTGCGCGAACTCCCTCCCGCCCACATGCTGACCGTCAACGGCGGGACGACTCAACTCCATCGTTATTGGGAGCCGGATCTCTCCAGGAAGATCCGCTTTCGCTCCAACGAGGAATATGCGGAGGGATTCCGCGCCCTGCTGGAGGAGAGCGTCGGCTGCCGGCTGCGCTCCACGCAGCCGGTGGGGATACTGATGAGCGGCGGGCTGGACTCCACCTCGGTGGCCTGCCTCGCCGCCCGCATGTCCGCGCCCGCGTCGCTCGCCTCCGTCTCGTACGTCTTCGACGAATTTCCCGATTGCGACGAGCGCCCCTACATCAATTCCGTCGCGGAGATGCACGGCCTGCGCTCCATCCAAATTCCGAGCGACGATCTCTGGCCCTACCGCGGCTGGCGCGGCTGGCCGCATAACCCGAGTTGGCCCGAGGGGAATCCCTACCGCCTCGTAAAGGAGCGCGCCTTCCGCCGGGCGCGCGAGGAGGGATTGGGCGTGATGCTGACCGGCGGCTTCGGCGACGAACTCTACAGCGCCGGTGTGGACTGGCTGGCCGACCTGCTGGCCGACGGGCGGTTCCGCGACGCCGCGAGGGAAATGGGCGCGTATCTCCGCGCCGGGGGATTGCGCTGGACGCTCTCGGCGGATTTCACGCGCCGCCTCGCCCGCCGTCTCCTCGACGCGCTGCCGGGCGGACGCTCCCTCCGCCGCCGCGCCGCGCCGCCTGAGTGGTTGACGCCGTACGCGCGCGGCCTCCTGCCCGACGACTTGTCGAGCGAATACGGCGTCCGCGAAAACCTGCTGGGATTGTTGTCTGCCCAGGGCGGTTCCATCGAAGCCTTTCATACCAGCCGTCACAGGCTCGAGTTCCGCCATCCCTACCGCGACCGGCGGTTGGTGGAATTTGCGGCGGCGCTGCCGGGATATCAACTCTATTTCCACGGCTACTATAAGATCGTTTTGCGGAACGCGATGCGGGGAATTTTGCCCGAGAAAATTCGCACGCGGCGCATCCCCACCTCGCTGGTGAAATTTTTTTCCCACGGAATCGCGCGCGAACGGGAGACGATCCGTTCCAACCTGGAATCCGCCTCGGCGCGCTGGGACCGCTTCGTGCGCCCGGACTGGATGCGTCCGCGCTGGGACGCGGAGGTCAGCCGCGAGGGCGACGGTCCGCACGCGCTCGTCCCGTGGCTGTGCGTCGCGTTCGAAACCTGGCGCGACAATATCGGAGATTAG
- a CDS encoding coproporphyrinogen III oxidase codes for MISPSSPPSIYLHVPFCVHRCAYCDFNTYAGQESLIPAYVDSLIREINFIGQPITNYQSPITTIFFGGGTPSLLSGPQLASVMDALRAAFVFSPDLEATIEANPGTTSPEFLRHIREAGINRISFGVQSANPEELRTLERSHNFFDVINSIKWARQAGFRNLNLDLIYGLPEQTLASWKSTLQRVADLHPEHISAYALTLEHGTPFGRWSQRGLLPLPDPDLAADMYEFAEEFLGANGYVHYEISNWAIDRRPMTEDRLPQSPVFRLPSHACRHNLQYWRSLPYLGLGVGAHGYANGFRYSNVLRIKTYIERFSNLQLPISNYQFPLTPAVVNHHRQTERDDMNEYMLNNLRLLIEGVSAADFKSRFGRELTEVYPREIEELTQNGLLEKKTSEVSGTSEVYRLTKRGRLLGNQVFVRFV; via the coding sequence ATGATTTCTCCCTCCTCTCCGCCCTCCATTTACCTCCACGTCCCCTTCTGCGTCCATCGCTGCGCCTACTGCGACTTCAACACCTACGCGGGACAGGAATCCCTCATCCCCGCCTACGTGGACTCCCTGATTCGAGAAATCAACTTTATCGGCCAACCAATTACCAATTATCAATCTCCAATTACCACCATCTTCTTCGGCGGCGGGACTCCCTCGCTTCTCTCCGGACCTCAGCTGGCCTCCGTCATGGACGCGTTGCGCGCCGCCTTCGTGTTCTCTCCCGACCTCGAAGCGACCATCGAAGCCAACCCCGGGACGACCTCGCCCGAATTTCTCCGTCACATTCGCGAGGCGGGGATCAACCGTATTTCCTTCGGCGTCCAATCCGCCAATCCCGAAGAACTGCGCACGCTCGAACGTTCCCACAATTTCTTCGACGTGATCAACTCGATCAAGTGGGCGCGGCAGGCGGGATTCCGCAATCTCAATCTCGACCTCATCTACGGCCTCCCCGAGCAGACTCTCGCCTCGTGGAAATCCACTCTCCAGCGCGTCGCGGACCTCCATCCCGAACACATCTCCGCCTACGCGTTGACCCTCGAGCACGGCACGCCCTTCGGACGCTGGTCACAGCGCGGCCTCCTGCCTCTCCCCGATCCCGACCTCGCCGCGGACATGTACGAATTTGCCGAAGAGTTTTTGGGGGCGAATGGGTACGTCCATTATGAAATTTCAAACTGGGCAATTGACCGAAGACCGATGACAGAAGACCGACTGCCTCAGTCGCCTGTCTTCCGTCTCCCGTCCCATGCTTGTCGCCACAACCTCCAATACTGGCGCTCCCTTCCCTATCTGGGACTCGGCGTGGGCGCGCACGGATACGCCAATGGCTTCCGCTACTCCAACGTCCTTCGCATCAAAACTTATATCGAGCGCTTCTCCAATCTTCAGTTGCCAATCTCTAATTATCAATTTCCCCTCACCCCTGCCGTCGTCAATCATCACCGCCAGACCGAACGCGACGATATGAACGAGTACATGCTCAACAATTTGCGCCTGCTGATCGAAGGAGTCTCGGCGGCCGACTTTAAATCCCGCTTTGGCCGCGAGTTGACGGAAGTCTATCCCCGCGAGATCGAAGAGCTGACGCAAAACGGCTTGCTCGAAAAAAAGACTTCCGAAGTTTCTGGGACATCGGAAGTCTATCGGCTCACGAAACGCGGCAGGCTGTTGGGGAATCAAGTCTTCGTCCGTTTTGTGTAA
- a CDS encoding elongation factor G yields MKEYTTEFIRNIALVSHGSAGKSTLAEAFLHFTGATTRLGRIEDGTTVSDYDEDEIRRKLSLSTSVLPIEYRDHKINVLDAPGYTDFVGEMISALSVADGAVILVDAVSGVEVGTELAYRTALDFDLPRFMVVNRMDRDNANFANAYASAEQFVHASGGRVVKVHLPIGEKHDFKGVIDLVSMKAYMADGKTVAEIPADLKAAADEAHFALAEAAAEGEDTLLEKYLENGSLSDEELIRGLKKVIHSGTFVPVFVAAGGREIGIAPLLNAIVDLLPSPAQRPEKAAQGRDGEEKLACSDSGPLAAYVWKTTADPFVGKMTYFRVYSGLIQADARVWNQAKGAEERMAGLHLQRGKEQIPVKVVHAGDIGSVSKLTVSATGDTFCDKAHPLTLPAPKYPNALYRVSVHPKTQADAAKISPTLTRLCEEDMTLSWYNEKSTGQTILQGMGDQHIDVALHRAQSKFQVGLATDQPKVPYREGITRKGSAMYRHKKQTGGAGQFGEVHLRIEPLPDADFEFTDELVGMNLSRSYLAPIEKGIKATMEQGAFAGYPMNNVKVIVFDGKEHPVDSKPVAFEIAGREAFKLAVEQAGPVLFEPIMNVRITVPDAHMGDVMSDLNTRRGRVQGTESERGSTVVIAHVPLAEMLRYVTQIRSMTGGRGYFTMELDHYDTVPQHLAAGIIEAHKKEMEAKKEE; encoded by the coding sequence ATGAAAGAGTATACCACCGAGTTTATCCGAAATATCGCCCTCGTCTCGCATGGCTCCGCAGGAAAGAGCACGCTGGCCGAGGCGTTTTTGCATTTTACGGGGGCTACCACCCGCCTCGGCAGGATCGAGGACGGGACGACCGTTTCAGACTATGACGAAGACGAGATCCGCCGCAAACTTTCGCTCTCCACCAGCGTGCTGCCCATCGAATACCGCGACCATAAGATCAACGTGCTGGACGCGCCGGGCTACACCGATTTCGTCGGCGAGATGATCTCGGCTCTCAGCGTGGCAGACGGCGCGGTCATTTTAGTGGACGCCGTCAGCGGGGTGGAGGTCGGCACGGAGCTGGCTTATCGCACCGCCCTGGACTTCGACCTGCCGCGCTTCATGGTCGTCAACCGCATGGACCGCGACAACGCCAACTTCGCGAACGCCTACGCCTCGGCGGAGCAGTTCGTCCATGCCTCGGGCGGACGCGTCGTCAAAGTGCATCTGCCGATCGGCGAGAAGCACGATTTCAAGGGCGTCATTGACCTGGTCTCCATGAAGGCGTACATGGCCGACGGGAAGACCGTCGCCGAAATCCCCGCGGACTTGAAAGCCGCGGCGGACGAGGCCCACTTCGCGCTGGCGGAAGCCGCCGCCGAAGGCGAAGACACCCTGTTGGAAAAATACCTCGAAAACGGTTCGCTCTCAGACGAGGAACTGATCCGCGGGCTGAAGAAAGTCATCCACTCCGGGACGTTCGTTCCGGTCTTCGTGGCAGCGGGCGGACGCGAGATCGGCATCGCCCCGCTCCTGAACGCCATCGTGGACCTGCTGCCCTCGCCGGCGCAGCGTCCCGAAAAGGCCGCGCAGGGCAGGGACGGCGAGGAGAAGCTGGCCTGCTCCGATTCCGGTCCGCTGGCCGCGTACGTTTGGAAGACGACCGCCGACCCGTTCGTCGGCAAGATGACCTACTTCCGCGTCTACAGCGGTTTGATCCAGGCGGACGCGCGCGTGTGGAACCAGGCCAAAGGCGCGGAGGAGCGCATGGCGGGACTGCACCTCCAGCGCGGCAAGGAACAGATTCCCGTCAAGGTCGTCCACGCGGGCGACATCGGCTCGGTCTCGAAGTTGACCGTCTCCGCGACGGGCGACACGTTCTGCGACAAGGCGCATCCGTTGACCCTGCCCGCGCCGAAGTACCCGAACGCGCTGTACCGCGTCTCGGTCCATCCCAAGACGCAGGCCGACGCGGCCAAGATCAGCCCGACGTTGACGCGTCTGTGCGAGGAGGATATGACGCTCTCGTGGTACAACGAAAAATCCACGGGTCAGACCATCCTGCAGGGCATGGGCGACCAGCACATTGACGTGGCGCTGCACCGCGCCCAGTCCAAGTTCCAGGTCGGGCTGGCGACCGACCAGCCGAAGGTGCCGTACCGCGAAGGCATCACGCGCAAAGGCTCGGCCATGTACCGTCACAAAAAGCAGACGGGCGGCGCGGGCCAGTTCGGCGAAGTCCACCTGCGGATCGAGCCGCTGCCCGACGCGGACTTTGAATTTACCGACGAACTCGTGGGCATGAACCTTTCCCGCTCGTATCTGGCGCCGATCGAAAAAGGAATCAAAGCCACCATGGAGCAGGGCGCGTTCGCGGGTTATCCGATGAACAACGTGAAGGTAATCGTCTTCGACGGCAAGGAGCATCCGGTCGACTCGAAGCCGGTCGCGTTCGAAATCGCCGGGCGCGAGGCCTTCAAACTCGCGGTGGAGCAGGCGGGACCGGTCCTCTTCGAGCCGATCATGAACGTCCGCATCACCGTCCCCGACGCGCACATGGGCGACGTGATGAGCGACCTGAACACCCGCCGCGGCCGCGTGCAGGGGACCGAGTCTGAGCGCGGCAGCACCGTCGTCATCGCGCATGTCCCGCTGGCAGAGATGCTCCGCTACGTGACGCAGATCCGCTCCATGACCGGCGGACGCGGCTACTTCACGATGGAACTTGACCACTACGATACCGTCCCGCAGCATTTGGCGGCGGGAATCATCGAAGCGCACAAGAAGGAAATGGAAGCGAAGAAGGAAGAGTAA